From a single Tachypleus tridentatus isolate NWPU-2018 chromosome 6, ASM421037v1, whole genome shotgun sequence genomic region:
- the LOC143252265 gene encoding uncharacterized protein LOC143252265 isoform X2, giving the protein MPLNVNNEYAPVNINNCLASPAHGSKMTNHILEWLSTQPAKLLQAEVESAVEVVAISDVGPTCPKDVRWGLNLVIWRAREEH; this is encoded by the coding sequence atgccactcaacgtcaataatgagtatgcccctgtgaacatcaataactgcttggcatctcctgcccatggaagcaagatgacgaatcacatcttggaatggctgtccactcagcctgcaaagctgctgcaagctgaggtagagtctgcagttgaggttgtcgccatctcagacgttggtccaacttgtcccaaagatgttcgatggggtttaaatctggtgatctggagggccagggaagaacattga